CTCACGGGAGTGATTACTCGTTCACCCTCCGCATGAAAGAGAAGATCGTGTAGAAATACTAGACACTTAGCCAATGGTCTTCCTAGTGTGCCATGCATTGAAGAGAGCAGAACTTGAATCAGAAGTGACACTAGAACTGCCATAGCAATGATGCTCAGATATATGGACTGTTTAATATTTCTGCAACTTCCTGCAACATAGGCAATGAGGAGGCCAAGCAAGCCCGCCACCAAACACACTCGCAGTGCATAGGACTTGATTCCATACTCACAGGATTCCTTATTCACAAGTAATATTGTGACGACCACGGACGACACAAATGAAACTGAATTTGAGTAGTAGAACACATCATAGCGTTTTGGATGGGTATCATGAAGGATTGGATTGCCCGGAGTTCCCGTGGCATCCTTGTCATCAGACCAGACACCTCCTGGAGGGTTCATGCCAGCTTGGTATGTGACAGTCACAGCCAAAATAGCAATGGTCAATAGCAGATTACGCCGCCTTCCCAACTCCTTCTCAGTAGTATCACCCCCAGTCTGGTTGTCGCCTGATTGACGCGGCACTGAGCAAAAATGACTAACTGAGTGCTTTAGCATCTCTGCCACCTGCCTTCTCCATTCTGGAGGAATTATATGTACTGCTATCAAGACATGAATGAGAACATAAGCAAGTACACTGCATATGAGCGCTGATATGAAAATAGTCTTCTTTGCCTCCCTGCAGTTCCCCACAGCAAAAGCTCCGGTTAGGGAAAGTAGGACCACTATCATCTTTATTGGCAATGCACGCCGTTTGGTGACCTTGTTGCTCACCATCTTGTTCAAGAGCAAAGTGATCATGACAATGGATGCCACAAAGGCGATTGCATTGAGATAGAAGAATGCAATGAACCAGCGATGATGGGTGTCCTCAAGGATGCGATCAGCAGCTGAATGATGATCTTTACTTATTGACCAAAAGCCACCTGGTGGATTCAGGCCTGATTGGTATGCCAGAGATACTGCAAGAATGGCAAGAAGCAGCATACATGTGCGGGTCTTCTTCAGATGCTTCTCAGTTCGAATGTCATCAGCATTTTGATTGGGTACTTGATTGCTGTCAATATGTACATTCTCAGAATGTATAGGATGGTCATCACTGCAAAGAATCTCAGTACTAGGGTTATTATCTCCAACCAGATTGTTTTGTTCAGCAGAGTCCGCACTGCCAGTGGCTTCCACAGGTGCAGAGAGCCCTTCATCCACTATGTCACTACTAGTGTCTCCATCACTCTGCCTGACTGACATATTTTGCTCAACTGAAAGAGCAGTCATGTCAGGATCATCAGGTGAAGATTGCTTCCCCATACTTGCAACTTTCTGGTTAGCTGACATACCGCACATGCTATTTTCAGTTTGCTGGTGGCTTAGTAATGGGTACTCCATGTTAgacacaacatccttgacatgttCTGGTCGTTGACAGTTCCCTGCAGGATGCTGTGAGCTGGACACGTCCTCCTCTATGTTTGCAACACACTGGACATCTGGAGACTGGCACTCCGGGTTGGACACAACGTCCTGAATATTTGTTGATTGCTGGCTGTTCCCTGATGGATGCTGTGTGTTAGGCACAGCCTCTTGAACATCTGAAATTTGACTTTTTTCTGCAGGTACATGCAACTCATGGAATTCACCCTGTCTGATATTTGAATGTTGCTCAGGGGTATTAACTTCTGCAGGTGCATCAGTTGAACAGGCTGGAGATTGATGATTCCTTGCCACAGAATTCCCCTGCTCTGCATTGATCGATCTGTGGTCACGAAAGTTCAACGAAAGTGCACGGCCCCATTTTTTCACATAACACAGGCTGCTTGATTTGACCTTTCGTAGCCAATTTGCTACAGGTCCCTGAACAAAGAATCCAACTAAAACTGCGAAGGATATCCAAACTATGAAGAAAATAGACACCACAAAGAATGATGTTGCTACCTCTCTACAGCATCCTGCAGCATACGCAGCAATTAGGCACAGTAGGTCCACTACCACACATACAATCACTGCTTTGGTCCTTATTCCATGTCCGCTCAGTTTTGGGCTCAGAATCAGTATGATTATGACCAAAGATGCCACGAAGGAAGTTGAATTGGAAATGATGAATATATTATAACGACCAAGGTAGTTAGTCCGGAGAACAGAAGTACCCGGATGATGCTTGTAAGGAGGAAAGGCCATATGCACCTTATTAGAACCATGGTCATTTTCAGCCCAAAAGCCGCCCGGTGGATTCAATCCTGCTTGGTATGTGATAGTAGCAGCAAAAATTACAAGCGTCAAAATGAACTTGCGAGCCTCCTCAACGGCTTTCTCTAGAGGGATGCTCTCTTGCCTGCCAAGGGAACTCCGTTGGTTTAGAACACTATTTATCATTGTCTGCAGATTCTGTTTCAATTCTCTTGGAATAAACCTTGTGGATACTAGGGTATGGATCCCAACATATATGATAACAGCAAGGACTAGAACCAAGATGTAAATGGATGACTTGAGTGTCCTGCAACTTCCAGCAGCATAAGCCCCCAGCAGGCTGAATAGGTCCAGTGTCATGGTCAATTGCATTGAATGGAGCCACATCCTCTGATTTGTCACACTCTTGCTGAGAAGCAAGATGATTAAGACAAGAGATGCAGCGAAGGCTGCTGCATTGCAGTAAAAGAACACCTCATATCGTCCAGAAAAGCCATCATGCATGACAGGGTCACCAGCATCATGGCCATCCTTGT
This portion of the Triticum dicoccoides isolate Atlit2015 ecotype Zavitan chromosome 7A, WEW_v2.0, whole genome shotgun sequence genome encodes:
- the LOC119327680 gene encoding uncharacterized protein LOC119327680; translation: MADSETPNVVPSGNLLPPGHESSSRINDAFELLWGYRKYLVLLGVLAVGVTYNAGLTPPGGSWTLNKDGHDAGDPVMHDGFSGRYEVFFYCNAAAFAASLVLIILLLSKSVTNQRMWLHSMQLTMTLDLFSLLGAYAAGSCRTLKSSIYILVLVLAVIIYVGIHTLVSTRFIPRELKQNLQTMINSVLNQRSSLGRQESIPLEKAVEEARKFILTLVIFAATITYQAGLNPPGGFWAENDHGSNKVHMAFPPYKHHPGTSVLRTNYLGRYNIFIISNSTSFVASLVIIILILSPKLSGHGIRTKAVIVCVVVDLLCLIAAYAAGCCREVATSFFVVSIFFIVWISFAVLVGFFVQGPVANWLRKVKSSSLCYVKKWGRALSLNFRDHRSINAEQGNSVARNHQSPACSTDAPAEVNTPEQHSNIRQGEFHELHVPAEKSQISDVQEAVPNTQHPSGNSQQSTNIQDVVSNPECQSPDVQCVANIEEDVSSSQHPAGNCQRPEHVKDVVSNMEYPLLSHQQTENSMCGMSANQKVASMGKQSSPDDPDMTALSVEQNMSVRQSDGDTSSDIVDEGLSAPVEATGSADSAEQNNLVGDNNPSTEILCSDDHPIHSENVHIDSNQVPNQNADDIRTEKHLKKTRTCMLLLAILAVSLAYQSGLNPPGGFWSISKDHHSAADRILEDTHHRWFIAFFYLNAIAFVASIVMITLLLNKMVSNKVTKRRALPIKMIVVLLSLTGAFAVGNCREAKKTIFISALICSVLAYVLIHVLIAVHIIPPEWRRQVAEMLKHSVSHFCSVPRQSGDNQTGGDTTEKELGRRRNLLLTIAILAVTVTYQAGMNPPGGVWSDDKDATGTPGNPILHDTHPKRYDVFYYSNSVSFVSSVVVTILLVNKESCEYGIKSYALRVCLVAGLLGLLIAYVAGSCRNIKQSIYLSIIAMAVLVSLLIQVLLSSMHGTLGRPLAKCLVFLHDLLFHAEGERVITPVRPVASVVEEKKVKKRHKYLMLLAILAASIAYQAGLNPPGGFWSDDEGHVPGNPVLRDINHRRYKIFFWFNSFAFMASIVVIMLLLSKSIRKAVPLGILHLIMILDMLALMTAFAAGSCRKLRTSVYVYALVGGVVVILLLLIIVTSAIAKCRKPREGNGINSPRRPEPVSGANTPARPEV